Proteins from a single region of Palaemon carinicauda isolate YSFRI2023 chromosome 1, ASM3689809v2, whole genome shotgun sequence:
- the LOC137637957 gene encoding arginine and glutamate-rich protein 1-like yields the protein MEEERLRKEKEGQLPILKENMESLQIQNLQEVETIKRKIENRLNLVTEEAKILKHEKEMEIKIDRIEILAIEIDDIVKRQKRELLRNEEEKEKLKEELMREERLRKEKEGQIAILRENMESLQIQNMETYAVAQRVDEEKEKLKEELMEEERLRKEKEGQIAILKENMESLQI from the coding sequence atggaggaggagagactaagaaaagaaaaagagggacaattacctattctcaaagaaaacatggaaagtcTGCAGATACAAAATTTGCAGGAGGTAGaaacaatcaaaagaaaaatagaaaatcggCTAAATCTCGTGACGGAAGAAGCAAAAATTCTTAAGCACGAAAAAGAGATGGAAATTAAGATAGATAGGATTGAAATATTGGCAATTGAAATTGATGATATAGTGAAACGTCAAAAGAGAGAACTTCTAAGgaatgaagaagagaaagaaaagcttaaagaagagttaatgagagaggaaagactcagaaaagaaaaagagggacaaatagctattctcaGAGAAAACATGGAAAGTCTGcagatacaaaatatggaaacatatgctgtagcacaaagagttgatgaagagaaagaaaagcttaaagaagagttaatggaggaggagagactgagaaaagaaaaagagggacaaatagctattctcaaagaaaacatggaaagtcTGCAGATataa
- the LOC137637948 gene encoding calponin homology domain-containing protein DDB_G0272472-like — translation METYAVAQRVEEEKEKLKEELMEEERLRKEKEGQLAILKINMESLEIQNMETYAIAQRVEKEKEKLKEELMEEERLRKEKEGQLAILKINMESLQIQNMETYAIAQRVEEEKEKLKEELMEEERLRKEKEGQLALLKINMESLEIQNMETYAIAQRVEKEKEKLKEELMEEERLRKEKEGQLALLKINMESLEIQNMETYAIAQRVEEEKEKLKEELMEEERLRKEKEGQLAILKINMESLEIQNMETYAIAQRVEKEKEKLKEELMEEERLRKEKEGQLALLKINMESLEIQNMETYAIAQREVETIKREIENRLNLVTEEAKNLKHEKEMEIKIDRLEILAMEIDDIVKRQKRELLRREEESKRLNKELIEERRIRKETECEVHSLKKEIESLKQRLLAKTGQIGDTHKVVMELDDLMNRLEEEVNSDD, via the exons atggaaacatatgctgtagcacaaagagttgaagaagagaaagaaaagcttaaagaggagttaatggaggaggagagactaagaaaagaaaaagagggacaattagCTATTCTCAAAATAAACATGGAAAGTctagagatacaaaatatggaaacatatgctaTTGCACAAAGagtagaaaaagagaaagaaaagcttaaagaagagttaatggaggaggagagactaagaaaagaaaaagagggacaattagCTATTCTCAAAATAAACATGGAAAGTCTGcagatacaaaatatggaaacatatgctatagcacaaagagttgaagaagagaaagaaaagcttaaagaagagttaatggaggaggagagactaagaaaagaaaaagagggacaattagCTCTTCTCAAAATAAACATGGAAAGTctagagatacaaaatatggaaacatatgctaTTGCACAAAGagtagaaaaagagaaagaaaagcttaaagaagagttaatggaggaggagagactaagaaaagaaaaagagggacaattagCTCTTCTCAAAATAAACATGGAAAGTctagagatacaaaatatggaaacatatgctatagcacaaagagttgaagaagagaaagaaaaacttaaagaagagttaatggaggaggagagactaagaaaagaaaaagagggacaattagCTATTCTCAAAATAAACATGGAAAGTctagagatacaaaatatggaaacatatgctaTTGCACAAAGagtagaaaaagagaaagaaaagcttaaagaagagttaatggaggaggagagactaagaaaagaaaaagagggacaattagCTCTTCTGAAAATAAACATGGAAAGTctagagatacaaaatatggaaacatatgctaTAGCACAAAGa GAGGTAGAAACAatcaaaagagaaatagaaaatcggCTAAATCTCGTGACGGAAGAAGCAAAAAATCTTAAGCACGAAAAAGAGATGGAAATTAAGATAGATCGGCTTGAAATATTGGCAATGGAAATTGATGATATAGTGAAACGTCAAAAgagagaacttctaaggagagaggaagagagcaaAAGGCTTAATAAAGAGCTAATAgaggaaagaagaataagaaaagagaCAGAATGTGAAGTGCATAGTCTGAAGAAGGAAATAGAAAGTCTAAAGCAGAGACTTTTGGCAAAGACTGGACAGATTGGTGATACTCATAAGGTAGTTATGGAATTGGATGATTTGATGAATCGGTTGGAAGAGGAAGTCAATAGCGACGactaa